From the genome of Candidatus Chlamydia corallus, one region includes:
- the nusB gene encoding transcription antitermination factor NusB gives MATLSPEKLSGSAISISKEFPPQKMREIILQMLYALDMAPLAEESLVPLLMSQTAASQKQVLIALSQTKRILEKSPELDLIIGSTLKNKSFDSLDLMEKNVLRLTLFEHFYSQPINEAILIAEAIRLVKKFSYSEACPFIHAVLNDIFTKSPPNENSLNFCQINLD, from the coding sequence ATGGCCACATTGAGTCCTGAAAAACTTTCGGGGTCTGCTATTTCAATCTCTAAGGAATTCCCTCCTCAAAAGATGCGAGAAATCATCTTACAGATGTTATATGCTTTGGATATGGCTCCTCTAGCAGAGGAAAGTTTAGTTCCTCTACTTATGTCGCAAACTGCGGCATCTCAGAAACAGGTTCTCATAGCTTTAAGCCAAACTAAAAGAATTTTAGAAAAATCCCCAGAATTGGATCTAATTATTGGAAGTACCCTTAAAAATAAGTCTTTTGATAGTTTAGATCTTATGGAAAAAAATGTCTTACGCCTGACCCTCTTTGAGCATTTTTATAGCCAACCCATTAACGAAGCGATTCTTATTGCAGAAGCAATTCGTCTAGTTAAAAAGTTTAGTTATTCAGAAGCCTGTCCTTTCATTCACGCGGTTTTAAATGACATTTTCACAAAGTCGCCCCCAAATGAAAATTCTTTAAACTTCTGTCAAATTAACTTAGACTGA
- the murB gene encoding UDP-N-acetylmuramate dehydrogenase: MKESAPPHFPFPVRRSVWLNRYSTFRIGGPANYFKAVHTIDEAREVIRFLHSINYPFLILGKGSNCLFDDRGFDGFVLYNAIYGKKFLEDACIKAYSGLSFSALGKATAYNGYSGLEFAAGIPGSVGGAIFMNAGTNQSDISSVIKNVETINSEGKLCSYSLEQLDLGYRSSRFHREQEFILSATFQLSKKQVSADHSKSILEQRLMTQPYTQPSAGCIFRNPEGTCAGKLIDEAGLKGLAIGGAQISPTHANFIVNTGKATSDEVKQLIAIIQSTLKTQGIDLEHEIRIIPYQPMTYSPAAEK, encoded by the coding sequence ATGAAAGAATCTGCACCACCACATTTTCCTTTTCCTGTTCGTCGCAGTGTGTGGCTGAACAGGTATTCGACATTCCGCATTGGAGGGCCTGCAAATTACTTTAAAGCTGTCCATACTATTGATGAAGCTCGTGAAGTTATCCGTTTCCTACATTCAATAAACTACCCCTTCCTCATCTTAGGGAAAGGCTCGAACTGTTTATTTGATGACCGTGGTTTTGACGGCTTTGTACTCTACAATGCTATCTATGGTAAAAAGTTCCTAGAAGATGCCTGTATTAAAGCATATTCTGGTCTTTCCTTTTCAGCTTTAGGAAAAGCTACTGCCTATAATGGATATTCAGGACTAGAGTTTGCTGCAGGGATACCTGGATCTGTTGGCGGGGCCATTTTTATGAATGCAGGGACAAACCAAAGTGACATATCTTCCGTAATAAAAAACGTGGAAACAATCAACTCTGAGGGTAAGCTTTGTTCCTATTCTTTGGAACAATTGGATTTGGGCTACCGATCGTCTCGCTTCCATAGGGAGCAAGAATTTATTTTATCAGCAACCTTCCAACTTTCAAAAAAACAAGTCTCTGCCGATCACTCAAAATCCATTCTTGAACAACGACTAATGACACAACCCTACACACAGCCTTCTGCTGGCTGTATTTTCCGCAATCCCGAAGGTACTTGTGCAGGAAAACTTATTGATGAAGCTGGGTTAAAAGGGTTAGCGATAGGAGGAGCTCAAATTTCTCCCACGCATGCAAACTTCATTGTCAACACAGGCAAGGCCACTTCTGACGAAGTCAAGCAACTGATAGCAATCATCCAATCGACTTTAAAAACCCAGGGCATTGATCTCGAACACGAAATTCGTATTATCCCATATCAACCTATGACATACTCCCCTGCCGCTGAAAAATAA
- a CDS encoding class I SAM-dependent methyltransferase, with amino-acid sequence MSTCHRLLTHNVVQASHEIFKNIVSPGDTVIDATCGNGKDSLLLARLLQGCGKLVVYDIQKEALNHALILFETHLSEEEKAIIEIKEQSHEYLSEKDAKLIHYNLGYLPAGNKAITTLARTTEVSLECALNIVRSDGLVTVVCYPGHPEGERETYAVQSLAQQLNPKDWCVSSFYTVNRFQAPRLFIFQRQGSMS; translated from the coding sequence ATGTCTACATGTCATAGACTGCTTACTCATAATGTAGTTCAAGCATCGCATGAAATTTTTAAAAATATAGTTTCTCCTGGGGATACAGTGATTGATGCAACCTGTGGAAACGGTAAAGATAGCCTTCTTTTAGCTCGGCTACTTCAGGGGTGTGGAAAACTTGTTGTGTACGATATTCAAAAAGAAGCCTTGAATCACGCTTTAATATTATTCGAAACACACCTGTCAGAGGAAGAAAAAGCCATTATTGAAATTAAAGAACAGTCTCATGAGTATCTTTCAGAGAAAGATGCCAAACTTATCCATTATAACTTGGGTTATCTTCCTGCAGGGAATAAAGCAATCACTACATTGGCAAGAACTACAGAAGTTAGTTTAGAATGCGCTTTAAACATAGTACGCTCGGATGGACTCGTTACTGTTGTATGCTACCCAGGTCATCCAGAAGGAGAAAGGGAAACCTACGCAGTGCAGAGTCTAGCGCAGCAGTTAAACCCTAAAGATTGGTGCGTGAGTTCATTCTACACTGTCAATCGGTTTCAAGCTCCTCGACTTTTTATTTTTCAGCGGCAGGGGAGTATGTCATAG
- a CDS encoding tRNA (guanine(46)-N(7))-methyltransferase TrmB — protein MKPQDLSPPFLWKERRPCIRDGVLYVPKHYFEHQDFSTGYHQEFFQNHTSIACELCSGNGDWVVAQAQKNPQMLWITVEQRFDRVRKIWSKMINHRIPNLRIVCGAAETFFQYYVPDQFLQRLVVNFPDPWPKFRHRKHRLFQGPFVQEVARTLQDSAVFALATDDKAYLLESVTILQTLLTPRMETPHYIKMADNYGNSWFENLWRTKGQEIFYTEFIKKAGI, from the coding sequence ATGAAGCCGCAAGATTTGTCCCCACCATTTTTATGGAAAGAACGTCGACCCTGTATTCGGGATGGAGTTCTCTACGTTCCTAAACACTACTTCGAACATCAGGATTTTTCAACAGGCTATCATCAAGAATTTTTTCAAAATCATACCTCTATAGCTTGTGAATTATGTTCTGGTAATGGTGATTGGGTAGTTGCCCAAGCTCAGAAAAATCCTCAGATGCTTTGGATCACTGTGGAGCAGCGCTTTGATAGGGTAAGGAAAATTTGGTCCAAAATGATCAACCATCGCATCCCAAACCTAAGAATTGTCTGTGGTGCTGCCGAGACCTTTTTTCAGTACTATGTTCCAGACCAATTTCTGCAACGCCTTGTTGTTAATTTCCCAGATCCCTGGCCGAAGTTTCGACATCGTAAACACCGCCTTTTCCAAGGCCCATTTGTTCAAGAAGTAGCTCGTACCCTTCAAGATTCGGCAGTTTTTGCTTTAGCTACTGATGATAAGGCATACCTCTTGGAGTCTGTAACGATTCTGCAAACACTTTTAACTCCAAGAATGGAAACACCGCATTATATAAAAATGGCAGATAATTATGGCAACTCCTGGTTTGAAAACCTTTGGCGGACAAAAGGACAAGAAATTTTTTATACGGAATTTATAAAGAAGGCTGGGATATAG
- a CDS encoding ribonucleotide-diphosphate reductase subunit beta, whose protein sequence is MEKRGAKMESDILDGKLKRVEVSKKGLVNCNQVDVNQLVPIKYKWAWEHYLNGCANNWLPTEVPMARDIELWKSDALSEDERRVILLNLGFFSTAESLVGNNIVLAIFKHITNPEARQYLLRQAFEEAVHTHTFLYICESLGLDEREVFNAYNERASIKAKDDFQMTLTVDVLDPNFSVESTEGLGHFIKNLVGYYIIMEGIFFYSGFVMILSFHRQNKMTGIGEQYQYILRDETIHLNFGIDLINGIKEENPEVWSPELQEEIKTLIEKAVELEIEYAKDCLPRGILGLKSSMFIDYVRHIADRRLERIGLKPIYHARNPFPWMSETMDLNKEKNFFETRVTEYQTAGNLNW, encoded by the coding sequence ATGGAAAAAAGAGGAGCTAAAATGGAGTCAGATATTTTAGACGGAAAGCTCAAACGAGTAGAAGTCAGTAAAAAAGGGTTGGTGAATTGTAATCAAGTTGACGTCAATCAGCTAGTTCCTATTAAGTATAAATGGGCTTGGGAACATTACCTTAATGGGTGTGCAAACAACTGGCTCCCTACAGAAGTCCCTATGGCGAGGGATATCGAATTATGGAAATCAGATGCACTGTCTGAAGATGAACGCAGGGTAATTTTGTTAAACCTAGGATTTTTTAGTACAGCGGAAAGCCTTGTTGGAAATAACATTGTTCTTGCTATCTTCAAACATATCACTAACCCTGAAGCAAGACAGTATTTGTTACGCCAAGCTTTTGAAGAAGCTGTACATACACATACATTCCTTTATATTTGTGAGTCTCTAGGACTTGATGAAAGAGAAGTATTCAATGCCTACAATGAAAGAGCTTCAATTAAAGCTAAAGATGATTTTCAAATGACATTAACCGTAGATGTCCTTGATCCTAACTTTTCTGTAGAGTCTACAGAAGGCCTTGGACATTTCATTAAAAACTTAGTTGGATACTACATCATTATGGAAGGAATCTTCTTCTATAGTGGTTTTGTGATGATTCTTTCTTTCCATAGACAAAACAAAATGACAGGAATTGGGGAACAGTACCAATATATCCTTAGAGACGAAACCATACATCTAAACTTTGGAATCGATCTTATCAATGGAATTAAAGAAGAAAATCCTGAAGTTTGGTCTCCAGAATTACAAGAAGAAATCAAGACTCTTATTGAAAAAGCTGTGGAGCTTGAGATTGAGTATGCTAAAGATTGTTTGCCTCGAGGAATCTTGGGATTAAAATCTTCAATGTTCATAGATTACGTTCGTCATATTGCAGATCGTCGCTTAGAGAGAATCGGGTTAAAACCTATCTATCACGCCAGAAATCCTTTTCCTTGGATGAGCGAAACTATGGATCTTAATAAAGAAAAGAATTTCTTTGAAACCCGGGTTACCGAATATCAAACTGCTGGTAATTTGAATTGGTAA
- a CDS encoding ribonucleoside-diphosphate reductase subunit alpha has protein sequence MVEVEEKHYTIVKRNGMFVPFNQDRIFQALEAAFRDTRSLENSSPLPKDLEESIEQITHKVVKEVLSKISEGQVVTVERIQDIVESQLYISGLQDVARDYIVYRDQRKVTRGNSWSGIAIIRRDGGSAKFNPMKISAALEKAFRATHQITGMTSPATLSEINDLTLRIVEDVLSLHIEEGINLEIVQDIVEKQLMVAGYYNVAKNYILYREARARARAHKDQEGQEEVITEEETYVVQKEDGTTYLLSKTDLEKRFSWACKRFPKTTNAQLLADMAFLNLYSGIKEEEVTTACIMAARANIEREPDYAFIAAELLTSVLYQETLGCRSQDPNLSEIHKKHFKEYILNGEKYRLNPKLKDYDLDALSEVLDLSRDRQFSYMGVQNLYDRYFNLHEGRRLETAQIFWMRVSMGLALNEGEDKNFWAITFYNLLSTFRYTPATPTLFNSGMRHSQLSSCYLSTVKDDLSHIYKVISDNALLSKWAGGIGNDWTDVRATGAVIKGTNGKSQGVIPFIKVANDTAIAVNQGGKRKGAMCVYLENWHLDYEDFLELRKNTGDERRRTHDINTASWIPDLFFKRLEKKGMWTLFSPDDVPGLHEAYGLEFEKLYEEYERKAESGEIRFYKKVETEVLWRKMLSMVYETGHPWITFKDPSNIRSNQDHVGIVRCSNLCTEILLNCSESETAVCNLGSINLVAHILNGELDEEKLKETIAIAIRILDNVIDLNFYPTVEAKRANLTHRAVGLGVMGFQDVLYELNISYASQEAVEFSDKCSEIIAYYAILASSLLAQERGAYASYSGSKWDRGYLPLDTIELLKETRGDHNVLVDTSSRKDWTLVRDTIQKYGMRNSQVMAIAPTATISNIIGVTQSIEPTYKHLFVKSNLSGEFTIPNTYLIKKLKDLGLWDAEMLDDLKYFDGSLLEIERIPNYLKKIFLTAFEIEPEWIIECASRRQKWIDMGVSLNLYLAEPDGKKLSNMYLMAWKKGLKTTYYLRSQAATSVEKSFIDINKRGIQPRWMKNKSASTSIVVERKTTPICSMEEGCESCQ, from the coding sequence ATGGTCGAAGTTGAAGAAAAGCATTACACCATCGTCAAACGTAATGGAATGTTTGTCCCATTTAATCAAGATAGGATTTTCCAGGCTTTGGAGGCAGCTTTTCGAGATACGCGTAGCTTAGAAAATAGTTCTCCATTACCCAAAGATTTAGAAGAATCTATCGAGCAAATTACTCATAAAGTGGTCAAGGAAGTCCTTTCTAAAATTTCTGAAGGACAAGTAGTCACTGTAGAGAGAATCCAAGATATTGTAGAAAGTCAGCTGTATATTAGCGGCTTACAAGATGTCGCTCGTGATTATATTGTCTACAGGGACCAACGTAAGGTCACCCGCGGCAATTCTTGGTCTGGAATTGCAATCATACGTAGAGACGGTGGTTCTGCTAAATTTAATCCTATGAAGATCTCAGCAGCTCTCGAAAAAGCTTTCAGAGCTACGCACCAAATCACGGGGATGACTTCTCCTGCAACACTATCCGAAATTAATGACCTTACCCTTAGGATTGTTGAAGATGTCCTAAGTCTTCATATTGAAGAGGGTATTAATCTTGAAATTGTTCAGGATATTGTTGAAAAACAGCTGATGGTTGCAGGCTATTATAATGTAGCTAAAAATTATATTCTATATAGAGAAGCTCGTGCAAGAGCCCGTGCCCATAAAGATCAAGAGGGACAAGAAGAGGTTATAACCGAAGAGGAAACCTATGTTGTTCAAAAAGAAGATGGGACAACTTACCTTTTGAGCAAGACAGATTTAGAAAAACGGTTTTCTTGGGCATGCAAGCGATTTCCTAAAACTACAAATGCTCAATTGCTTGCAGATATGGCCTTTCTGAACCTTTATTCAGGAATCAAAGAAGAAGAAGTAACAACAGCGTGTATTATGGCTGCACGGGCCAATATTGAAAGAGAACCCGACTATGCTTTTATCGCAGCAGAACTTTTAACCAGTGTTTTGTATCAAGAAACCTTAGGATGCCGTTCTCAAGACCCGAATTTATCAGAAATACATAAAAAACATTTTAAAGAGTATATCCTCAATGGAGAAAAGTATCGCTTAAATCCTAAATTAAAGGATTACGATCTCGATGCTCTTAGTGAAGTCCTTGACCTTTCTAGAGACCGGCAATTTTCCTATATGGGAGTACAAAATCTCTATGATCGTTATTTTAATCTACATGAAGGACGACGCTTAGAGACTGCCCAAATCTTTTGGATGCGGGTTTCTATGGGCTTAGCCTTAAATGAAGGAGAAGACAAGAACTTTTGGGCAATCACTTTCTATAATCTGCTATCAACATTCCGCTATACCCCAGCAACTCCTACGTTATTTAACTCTGGAATGCGGCATTCCCAGCTCAGTTCGTGCTATCTTTCTACAGTCAAGGATGACTTAAGTCACATTTACAAGGTGATTTCTGATAACGCTCTACTTTCTAAATGGGCAGGGGGCATTGGAAATGATTGGACAGATGTTCGTGCTACAGGAGCTGTAATTAAGGGAACAAACGGGAAGAGTCAAGGCGTAATTCCCTTCATTAAAGTTGCTAACGATACTGCAATTGCAGTGAATCAAGGGGGTAAGCGTAAAGGTGCTATGTGCGTATATTTAGAAAACTGGCACTTGGATTACGAAGACTTTTTGGAATTACGGAAGAATACAGGAGATGAGCGTCGTAGAACTCACGATATCAATACAGCAAGCTGGATTCCAGATCTCTTCTTTAAGAGATTAGAAAAAAAAGGCATGTGGACACTTTTCAGTCCCGATGATGTTCCAGGTTTACATGAGGCCTACGGTTTAGAATTTGAAAAGCTTTATGAAGAATATGAACGTAAGGCTGAATCTGGGGAAATTCGTTTTTATAAAAAAGTTGAAACCGAAGTGCTGTGGCGTAAAATGTTAAGCATGGTTTATGAGACAGGCCATCCTTGGATTACATTTAAAGATCCTTCGAACATTCGCTCAAATCAAGATCATGTTGGCATCGTACGTTGTTCCAATCTATGTACAGAGATTTTATTGAACTGTTCGGAATCAGAGACTGCAGTTTGTAATTTAGGTTCCATAAACTTGGTAGCACACATCCTTAATGGCGAATTAGATGAAGAAAAATTAAAAGAAACAATCGCAATAGCAATCCGTATTTTGGATAACGTTATCGACTTAAACTTCTACCCTACAGTAGAGGCTAAACGAGCGAACTTGACTCACAGAGCTGTGGGGTTAGGAGTTATGGGTTTCCAAGATGTACTTTACGAGTTGAACATTAGCTATGCCTCGCAGGAAGCTGTTGAGTTTTCTGACAAGTGCTCGGAGATAATTGCATACTATGCTATTCTAGCCTCGAGCTTGCTTGCTCAGGAACGCGGCGCATATGCTTCATATTCAGGATCTAAGTGGGATCGTGGGTACCTACCATTAGATACTATCGAGCTGCTCAAAGAAACGCGGGGAGATCACAATGTTCTTGTAGACACATCAAGCAGAAAGGATTGGACTCTAGTTCGTGATACTATCCAGAAATATGGAATGAGAAACAGCCAAGTCATGGCGATTGCCCCTACAGCAACAATCTCTAATATTATAGGAGTGACCCAGTCCATAGAGCCAACTTATAAACATTTATTTGTAAAGTCCAATCTTTCAGGAGAATTCACAATCCCCAATACCTACCTGATTAAAAAACTAAAGGACTTAGGTCTTTGGGATGCGGAAATGTTAGATGATCTAAAATACTTTGACGGATCTTTATTGGAGATCGAAAGGATTCCTAATTACTTGAAAAAGATTTTCCTAACAGCATTTGAAATCGAACCTGAATGGATCATAGAGTGTGCCTCTAGAAGACAGAAATGGATTGATATGGGAGTTTCACTCAACCTATATCTTGCCGAACCTGATGGTAAAAAACTGTCGAACATGTATCTCATGGCGTGGAAAAAAGGATTAAAGACTACATATTATTTAAGGTCTCAAGCTGCAACATCAGTAGAGAAGTCTTTTATAGATATCAATAAGCGTGGCATTCAGCCCCGTTGGATGAAAAATAAGTCAGCGTCCACAAGTATTGTGGTAGAAAGAAAAACAACCCCTATTTGTTCAATGGAAGAAGGTTGCGAATCTTGTCAATAA
- a CDS encoding CDP-alcohol phosphatidyltransferase family protein: protein MAGLDLEARGKRRVVTPNAITAFGLCCGLFIIFKSVLRTSSSVELFHRLQGLSLLLISAMIADFSDGAIARIMKAESAFGAQFDSLSDAVTFGISPPLIAIKSLDGIYVGNVFSSLLLITSIIYSLCGVLRLVRYNLFSQKTVDVSKPYCFIGLPIPAAAASIVSLALFLASDFFPDLPAQIRVGLLSFALLFIGGLMISPWKFPGIKQFRFNVSSFLLVVTIGLAACLFFSGLVDHFVEVFFLVSWLYTLVGFPIFSIICRKKS, encoded by the coding sequence ATGGCAGGACTAGATCTAGAAGCGCGAGGCAAGCGTCGCGTAGTGACCCCTAACGCTATTACTGCTTTCGGACTTTGTTGCGGATTATTTATTATTTTCAAAAGCGTATTAAGAACGTCATCCTCTGTAGAATTATTTCATCGTTTGCAGGGCTTATCTCTTTTACTTATTAGCGCTATGATCGCGGATTTTTCTGATGGTGCGATTGCCCGCATTATGAAAGCCGAGAGCGCTTTTGGTGCTCAGTTTGATTCTCTTTCTGATGCAGTAACTTTCGGCATTTCCCCACCCTTGATTGCTATAAAAAGCCTTGATGGGATTTATGTCGGAAATGTTTTCTCTTCGCTACTACTCATTACCTCCATTATTTATTCTCTGTGTGGGGTGTTGCGGTTAGTACGTTACAATCTCTTTTCCCAAAAAACTGTTGATGTTTCAAAACCTTATTGTTTTATTGGACTACCAATTCCTGCTGCTGCTGCGAGCATCGTTTCCTTAGCTTTATTTCTTGCCTCAGATTTCTTTCCTGACCTCCCTGCCCAAATTCGGGTAGGTCTACTATCGTTTGCTCTTCTTTTTATTGGGGGTCTGATGATTTCCCCTTGGAAATTCCCTGGAATTAAACAGTTTCGCTTTAATGTTTCTTCATTTCTTCTTGTAGTGACTATAGGGTTAGCGGCGTGTCTTTTCTTTTCAGGACTTGTAGATCATTTTGTTGAAGTATTTTTCCTTGTTTCTTGGTTATATACTTTAGTGGGTTTCCCGATCTTTTCAATCATCTGTAGAAAAAAGAGTTAG
- a CDS encoding DNA recombination protein RmuC: MNIFFSLACLLLSGCVFFLGVFVASYYYSRKKHDFLEKIQKLEHENQLLQTSLNLSRHQEQLIEDFSNRLAISSHKLIKDMKEEAQNYFGDTSKSFQSILSPIQTTLTTFKQSLETFETKHAEDRGRLKEQMSQLLAVEKKLEQETHVLTDILKHPGSRGRWGEIQLERILELAGMLKYCDYDSQTTSVQGSFRADIIVRLPQDRCLIIDAKAPISESYFSLEEIDKSDLVDKIKEHIKTLKSKSYWEKFHHSPEYVILFLPGESLFNDAIRLAPELIEIGASSNVILSSPLTLLALLKTIAYMWKQENLQKQIQEIGLLGKELHHRLQVVFTHFHKIGKNLNQTVQSYNDMASSFQYRVLPTLRKFEGLETSSSSHQIEEPTAIESLATSFPHSSFDIDERLTAIKSLEKQE, translated from the coding sequence ATGAACATTTTTTTTTCTCTAGCGTGCCTACTTTTATCTGGGTGTGTTTTTTTTCTAGGGGTGTTCGTAGCCTCGTACTATTATTCAAGAAAGAAGCACGACTTTTTAGAAAAGATTCAGAAATTGGAACACGAAAATCAACTTTTACAGACTTCTTTAAATCTCAGCCGCCATCAAGAGCAGTTAATTGAGGATTTCAGCAATCGCCTAGCTATTTCTTCTCACAAACTCATCAAAGACATGAAAGAAGAAGCTCAAAATTACTTTGGTGACACATCTAAATCTTTTCAATCTATACTCTCTCCTATCCAAACAACACTTACGACATTTAAACAAAGTTTGGAAACATTTGAAACTAAGCATGCTGAGGATCGCGGAAGACTGAAAGAACAGATGTCGCAGCTGCTTGCTGTAGAGAAAAAGTTAGAACAGGAAACTCATGTTCTAACGGATATTTTAAAGCACCCAGGATCTCGAGGACGTTGGGGAGAAATCCAACTGGAGAGAATTTTAGAGCTTGCAGGGATGTTAAAATACTGTGACTACGACAGTCAAACGACAAGTGTACAAGGATCCTTTCGAGCTGATATTATCGTTCGCCTACCTCAAGATCGTTGTTTGATTATTGATGCCAAAGCCCCGATTTCGGAATCCTATTTTTCTTTAGAGGAGATTGATAAAAGCGATCTTGTTGATAAAATTAAAGAACACATTAAAACTCTGAAATCCAAGAGTTATTGGGAAAAATTCCATCACTCACCAGAATACGTGATCCTTTTTCTTCCTGGAGAAAGTTTATTCAATGACGCGATTCGCTTGGCTCCCGAATTGATAGAAATTGGAGCTTCTTCAAACGTAATTTTATCAAGTCCTTTAACTTTACTTGCTCTTCTGAAGACCATTGCTTACATGTGGAAGCAAGAAAATCTCCAAAAACAAATTCAAGAGATAGGTCTTTTAGGTAAAGAGCTCCATCATCGCTTACAGGTGGTGTTCACACATTTTCATAAGATAGGGAAAAATTTAAACCAGACAGTGCAGAGCTATAATGATATGGCATCGAGTTTTCAGTATCGGGTACTACCCACATTGAGGAAATTCGAGGGCTTGGAGACTTCCTCTTCTTCCCATCAGATTGAAGAGCCTACCGCTATAGAAAGCCTTGCAACCTCGTTTCCTCATAGTTCATTTGATATAGATGAGAGGCTAACTGCTATAAAGTCTTTAGAAAAACAAGAATAA